ACTCTATGAGTATTGGGAACGGTTCAAGAAGTTGTGCGGCAATTGCCCCCAACACCAAATAAGTGAGCAGTTACTCATACAGTATTTTTATGAGAGACTCCTTTTCAGAGACAGGAGCATaattgatgctgcaagtggaggggcacTGGTGAACAAAACCCTTCGGGAAGCACGGGAGTTAATAGAAGGGATGGCAGAGAATTCACAACAATTAGGTACGAGAGAGGATGTCCCAATACGCAAGGTGAATGAGATAGAGACATCCTCTATCCAGCAGCAGCTAACTGAGTTGATCTCGTTTGTTAGGCAACTGGCTATAGGGAATGCATCTCAGGCCAGGGTGTGCGGGATTTGCACTGGTATGGGTCACTCTGCAGATATGTGCCCAATGATTCAGGAAGAAACTGCAGAGCAGGTGACCATGGCTGATCACGCGCCCACGCCAAGAAGGCCGTATGACCGGTACTCGAATACGTACAACCCCGGCTGGAAGGATCACCCGAATTTCAGTTATGGAGGAAATAGGCAACCCAACTTTGCACCGAACAGGCAGTCTAATTTCGTGCCAAATAAGCAACCAGGGTACCAGCAGCAATACCTACCCCGACCACCTCCGTCCCCAAGCTCTGGTCCATCTTTGAAGGAGATGATGAAACAAATGATGGCAACCATTAcgcaaaatcagcaaaggacaGTGGCAACCATTAtgcaaaatcagcaaaggacggacTCCTAAATGCATGACATAAGGAATCAGATAAGTCAAATGGCCACAATAATCAACCGGTTGGATTCCCAGAACCAAGGTAAATTGCCGTCTCAACTTGAATTAAATCCAAAGAACGTGAGCGCAATGATCCTAAGGAGCGGGAAGGAAATTCAGGGGCCTGAACCTGTGATCTCTAAGGATAAGGATGAGGAAAAGatcgaaaatgagcttgagaaGGAGGACAGCAATGGTGCAGATCCAAAGGTATTTCTAGACCCAATAATTACAGTTAAAACTAACCCGCCTCCTTTTCCTAGTAGGTTGGAAAAATCGAAGAAGCAGGATAAGGAGAAGGAGATCTTGGAGGTTTTTCGCAAGGTTGAGATAAATATCCCCCTGTTAGACGCAATCAAACAAGTACCAAAATATGCCAAATTCCTATGGGACTTGTGTGTTAATCGAAGGCGGTTGAGGGGAGATGAGAGGGCCATTGTTGGGGAGAATGTGTCAGCGGTCCTGCAAAGAAAGCTTCCACCCAAGTGCGGGGACCCAGGTATGTTCACTATTGCTTGTAGAATAGGCAATACCTTGATTGGAAAGGCTATGTTAGATTTAGGAGTTTCAATTAATGTCATGCCGAAATCTATATATGCTTCTCTGAAATTAGGACCACTGAAAAATATTGGAATAATAATCCAACTGGCTGACCGAACCAATGCGTACCCTGACGGATTGATTGAGGATGTTTTagtaaaaattaatgaattgatTTTCCCTACTGATTTTTACGTGCTTGATATGGATGATGAACACTCTCACGACCCATCACCTTTACTGTTAGGAAGACCCTGCTTGAGCACAGCTCGAACTAAAATTGATGTAAATAAGGGCACCCTATCTATGAAATTTGATGGTGAGATTGTTCATTTTAATATTTTCGAGTCCATGAAATATCCTTCAGAATCACATGCTGGCTCTGTTTTCTCTATAAATGTTATTGACTCTGCTGTAcgagaagtttttgaaattgaaggtaaGGATGAGTTGGAAGTCGCCTTGACCAGGCACTTCGAGTCAAAGATGTTGTCTGGAGTAAAGTAGAGTGAAGAACACAAATGTGTGATTGGAGCGTTGCAAGCGTTGCCAACTACAAAAATAAGGTATGATCTCGCACCCGTTTTTACACATGAACCTCACCAAAGGTTACTTccatctgtggtgcaggcacctATGTTGGAGTTGAAACCGCTGCCGAAACACCTTAAGTATGCATACTTGGGTGAGGGGGAGACACTCCCGGTAATCATCTCCGCGAGTTTATCAAAAATTCAAGAAGACAAATTGATTCGAGTTTTGAGGGACCATAAGCAGGCGATAGGATGGACCATCGCCGATATCAAAGGAATTAGCCCCGCGGTATGTATGTATCGAATTCGACTCGAGGAGAATGCTCAACCTATCCGTCAAGCTCAAAGGAGATTGAATCCCCTTATGATGGAGGTAGTGAAGAAAGAGATTCCAAAACTGCTGGATGTGGGGATAATCTTTGCCATATCAGATAGTCCCTGACTGAGTCCGGTACAGGTGGTCCCGAAGAAGGCAGGGATAACGGTGGAGTCAAATCAAGAAGGCGAGCTCGTACTGGTTCGAAAGCCCACCGGGTGGCGGCAGTGCATAGATTACAGGAAATTGAATGCCGTCACGAAAAAAAATCACTTTCCCCTTCTTTTCATTGATCAAATGGTAGAGCGATTAGCGGGTCGAgcttactattattttttggatggattttcagaTTATTTCCAAATTGCTATCGCACCTGAGGACCAGGAGAAGACTACCTTCACGTGCCCGTTCGGAACATTCGCATACCGGAGGATGCCATTCGGGTTATGCAATGCACCTGCTACCTTCCAACGATGCATGGTAAGTATCTTTTCAGAGTATGTTGAGAAGATTATTGAgatttttatggatgattttagtgtTTATGGAGAAAGTTTCTATAATTGtctagataacctgaaattAATTTTGGTTAGGTGTATAGAAACTAATCTTGTGCTCAATTGGGaaaaatgccattttatggtCAAGCACGAGATAGTTTTGGGTCATATAGTGTCATCTAAGGGTATTGAGGTTGATAAAACGAAAATAGATGTTATATCTATTTTACCTTACTCTGCGAATGTGCGGGAAGTGCGTTCTTTCTTGGAACATGCAGGTTTCTACAGGAGGTTCATAAAGGATTTCTCCAAAATTGGAGCGCCCCTGTTCCAACTTTTGCAAAAAAGAGGTGCCCTTTGAATTCAAGGAAGCATGTAAGAAGGCGTTTGATAGGTTAAAGGAGCTATTAATCTCCTCACCTATTATCCAACCGCCCGACTGGAACCTGCCATTCGAAATCATGTGTGACGCCAGCGATTATGCAGTGGGCGCGGTGCTGGGTCAAAGAGTGGGGAAGGCAGCCCATGCTATATACTACACATCTCGAGCCTTGAACGGAGCTCAGTTGAACTACTCGACCACTGAAAAGGAGCTTTTAGCTGTAATTTTTGCTTTAGagaaatttcggtcctattTATTTGGTGCTAAAGTTATTATCttctctgatcatgcagctTTGCGGTATTTGTTGACCaaaaaagatgcaaaaccaCGACTTATGAGGTGGATACTATTGCTACAAGAGTTTGACCTGGAGATCAGAGATAAGAAAGGGGCCGAAAATTTGGTAGCAGATCACTTGAGTCGAGTACAAGTCACCGAGGACGACCTCCCACTGAGAGAAACATTCCCCGATGAgcatttattttttgctaatTTATCTTTGCCTTGGTATGCAGATTTGTTAATTTCCTAATTACTGACAAATTTCCTGCAGGATGGTCTAAGGCAAAACGGGACAAGTTAAGGAGTGACGCAAAGTCTTACATCTGGGATGACCCTTTCCTCTGGAAGCGTGGTGCCGACCAAGTCATTTGCAGATGTGTAAGTGAAAATGAATTCCAATCTATTTTAGCTTATTGTCAATCTTTTGCATGTGGATGTCACTTTGGACCAAAAAGGACGGCTCGTAAGGTTCTAGAAAGTGGAATCTATTGGCCGACCCTCTTTGAGGATGCCTACTCGttttgtaagtcatgtgataagtgtcaacGAGTAGGTAATATTTCTCGTAGGGATCAAATGACCCAAACcccaatgatttttgttgagatttttgacGTTTGGGGTATTGACTTTATGAGTTCTTTTCCTTCGTCTTATGGTTTTCTTTATATATTGCTTGCCGTAGACTATGTTTCGAAATGGGTGGAAGCAAAACCCACCCATACTAATAACTCCAAAGTGGTTGCAGAATTTATCAAATATAATATATTTGTCCGCTTTGGGATGCCGCGAGCAATTGTAAGTGATAGGGGTACCCATTTCTGCAACAAGACGATTGCTGCACTTTTCAGGAGGTACGGTGTCTTGCACAAAGTCTCCACTTCTTACCATCCTCAGACAAACGGTCAGGCGGAAACATCAAATCGGGAGATCAAGtcaattttggagaaaatggttCGCCCCGATAGGAAGGATTGGAGCATGCGACTTGAGGATGCCTTATGGGCATATAGAACGGCGTACAAGACGCCAATCGGCATGTCCCCTTATCGTTTGGTATTTGGGAAGCCATGTCACCTCCCTGTCGAGTTCGAGTATAAAGCATTTTGGGCGGTTAAACAATGCAATATGGATATCGAAGAGGGCGGAATTCAAaggaagttgcaattacaagaattGGAGGAAATTCGCAATGAAACCTATGAGAATACTGTGATTTATAAGGAGAATAATAAGATATTTCATGACCGGCAGGTGTTTAGGAAAACGTTTGAATGTGGGCAAAAAGTTCTACTGTACCACTCGAAGTTGAAGTTATTTCCAGGTAAGTTACGTTCTCGTTGGATCGGTCCCTTTGTTGTAACTAATGTCTTTgattatggtgcagtggagatcCAGAGTCTAAGGacggagaagaaatttgtggtAAATGGTCATCGTTTCAAGTCGTATTATGATGGAGCTCCAATTGAACAGGTAGAGACGATGCATTTAGAGGACCCGATTTGCTTGGTTTAAGCGAATTACGGGCtgtgtctagccaaagacactAAAAAAAGACGCtcatttgggaggcaacccgaatattgattttattatttttagttgtttatttctTTCGTTTTGTCGTTTCTCCATTTGGTAGTATCAATGCTAATATCTCCTCCACTGTGACCAGGAAGTGAAATTTTGGCGTGCCCGTGGGGTGTTTGCGTCTTCTGAGACCAGAGGACGAAAACCAATCTTGGCGTACCCGCGCGGTGTTTGTTTTTTCTGAGACCAGAGGACGAAAGCCAAGATGTTTGTGTTTCCTGAAATCAGAGGACGAAGACTAATCTTGGCTCTTGGCGTGCCCGCGCGGTGTTGGACGACCTAAACCATGTTTTTGCAatcgaaaaaaaaatttattattattattattacttacattaaaagaaaaagaaaagattattttctttctaaaccctaaaagaaaaaaataataaataaatatatataaataaatagaaaaataaacaaaaaaaagataataataataataatatatataaacaaaaaaaaaattccaatttGGACGATTTACATTGGAGtaatgtttgaaaaaaaaatatttttccttttctctattctttttcttctttcttttcttcttttttctttctttcttttctttctttcttcttctttctttcttccttcttccccgCTGCTTTCCCTCTTTccccctttctttccttcttcacCCGCCGCTGACCAGCACGCCGCAACCTCCTCGCGCGCTGCCAGCAGCTCCAGGCCGCCGTAGCTTCGCCGCCACAGCCCGCGGCCGACGCTTGCCTCGACCGCCGCTACCGCTGCTGACAGCCCGCGCGCGCAGCCAGCAGTCAAGCGCCGCGGCTCCTTCTACCTCGCGCGCAGCTCCTCCTGAGCTCGCGCGCTACCACCAGCCCTTCAAGTCCACACAGCTCGCAGCCACAGGCCACGGCCAGCATCACCTCGCGCGCGCGTAAACAGAGCCGCACGCCGCCCGTGAGCCAAGCCCCAGTTGCCCACGCTCGCTGCGCGCGGCTTCTCTCAGCCGCGGCTCCCTCCGCCCAGCGCGTAACCCAGCCCAGCCGCGCCTCTCACCCCCGAGCTCTCCTACACTCTGCCCAAGCACCACGACCACAACCACCCTCGTAGCCAAAACGCCGCCTCCTTCCTCAGCACAGCTCCTCCGCACAGCTCGTCCAACCCACGTCGCACCTCCACCGCCATTCCACAGAGCGCAGGCCACCTGTCACATTTCTTtgacaggtggaggtat
This Coffea arabica cultivar ET-39 chromosome 3e, Coffea Arabica ET-39 HiFi, whole genome shotgun sequence DNA region includes the following protein-coding sequences:
- the LOC140038769 gene encoding uncharacterized protein; the encoded protein is MILRSGKEIQGPEPVISKDKDEEKIENELEKEDSNGADPKVFLDPIITVKTNPPPFPSRLEKSKKQDKEKEILEVFRKVEINIPLLDAIKQVPKYAKFLWDLCVNRRRLRGDERAIVGENVSAVLQRKLPPKCGDPGMFTIACRIGNTLIGKAMLDLGVSINVMPKSIYASLKLGPLKNIGIIIQLADRTNAYPDGLIEDVLVKINELIFPTDFYVLDMDDEHSHDPSPLLLGRPCLSTARTKIDVNKGTLSMKFDGEIVHFNIFESMKYPSESHAGSVFSINVIDSAVREVFEIEGKDELEVALTRHFESKMLSGAPMLELKPLPKHLKYAYLGEGETLPVIISASLSKIQEDKLIRVLRDHKQAIGWTIADIKGISPAVCMYRIRLEENAQPIRQAQRRLNPLMMEVVKKEIPKLLDVGIIFAISDSP